From one Danio rerio strain Tuebingen ecotype United States chromosome 19, GRCz12tu, whole genome shotgun sequence genomic stretch:
- the si:dkey-211g8.7 gene encoding uncharacterized protein LOC794123 codes for MSEDCVCEAFLTIYIITFLIGFPGTVLALCSCIRKIASKPIPIDLFMLNLAISDLIFLSFLPFKMKEAADQMIWNMPQILCQLSLFMFFLPFYSSVLFLTAISIERYVCVAFPTKYKNPKRIIYTIITCVAIWVTVVGYSILPYKVTFTDSHVADNTTKVSFTDSLVADNTTNQRTLVAEPQRCYSKFTKEQLKELLPIRLSIAVLFFFLPLLICCFFYVSFIRILTNLHLIKRQRKLRAIGLVVGTLLVFTTCFAPYNVSHLVGFIKKESPAWRMKTLMLSTLNVCYDQIIFFCISREMRKAIKVCAKSVFQFCVYLKQCVVTAVNLKNGLTKMTSN; via the coding sequence ATGTCAGAAGACTGTGTTTGTGAGGCGTTTCTCACAATATACATCATCACGTTCTTAATTGGTTTTCCTGGTACTGTGCTTGCATTGTGCTCATGCATTCGCAAAATTGCCAGCAAACCAATCCCCATTGACTTATTCATGTTGAATCTCGCCATTTCTGACCTCATCTTCCTCTCCTTCCTGCCCTTCAAAATGAAAGAGGCTGCAGATCAGATGATCTGGAACATGCCTCAAATCCTCTGCCAACTCAGTCTCTTCATGTTCTTTCTTCCTTTCTATTCTAGCGTCCTATTCCTGACAGCGATTAGCATTGAGCGCTATGTGTGTGTAGCATTTCCAACCAAGTATAAAAATCCAAAAAGAATAATTTATACAATAATCACATGTGTTGCCATTTGGGTGACTGTTGTGGGATATTCAATACTTCCGTACAAGGTGACATTTACAGATTCTCATGTAGCGGACAACACTACTAAGGTGTCATTTACAGATTCTCTTGTAGCGGACAACACTACTAATCAGCGCACTCTGGTGGCGGAACCTCAGAGATGTTACAGTAAATTTACAAAAGAGCAGCTCAAGGAATTGCTCCCAATTCGGCTGAGTATAGCAgtgttgtttttctttcttcCCCTGCTTATTTGCTGCTTCTTTTATGTCAGTTTCATTCGTATTCTGACAAATTTGCATCTAATCAAACGGCAACGTAAACTCAGAGCTATTGGACTGGTTGTGGGGACGCTTCTTGTTTTCACCACTTGTTTCGCACCCTACAATGTTTCCCATTTAGTGGGCTTTATCAAAAAAGAAAGTCCTGCTTGGCGAATGAAAACTTTAATGCTGAGCACTTTAAACGTATGTTATGACCAGATTATATTTTTCTGTATCTCTAGGGAAATGAGAAAGGCGATCAAGGTTTGTGCAAAGAGCGTTTTTCAGTTTTGTGTCTATTTGAAGCAGTGTGTTGTTACTGCTGTAAACTTGAAAAATGGCTTGACCAAAATGACTTCTAATTAA
- the si:dkey-211g8.9 gene encoding free fatty acid receptor 2, which yields MELSASSYVSMLVYIFTFLLGLPGNLLVLFVYIRKARKHGATPNVVYALNLCVANLALVLWMPVKVAETVLQGWELPALVCPVYSFFLFSSVYGSSLILTAVVVGRYLSIAFPITYKIYRRARTSCLVSAVLWALVFLHLGFAVLAEGGGHFVSLSEQNVSACYENFTKEQLDVLVPLRLEMALLLFLLPLVLSAFCTLRCLVLVRHSSLPSCGKKRVLAIALSTLIVFVVCYGPYNVSHIVGFVLYTNVEWRSEAMLTSSCNIFLEPVVMLMLSPWTPRDLLDRLCHRRRDASRKWWDQNYRVSRNPQTTTTQVASIISHRESEKARANTTD from the coding sequence ATGGAGCTGTCTGCATCCAGCTATGTATCAATGTTGGTCTACATCTTCACCTTCTTGCTTGGACTTCCCGGCAACCTCCTGGTTCTCTTCGTGTACATCCGGAAGGCTCGAAAACATGGCGCAACTCCAAATGTAGTCTACGCTCTTAACCTGTGCGTGGCAAATCTCGCTCTAGTGTTGTGGATGCCGGTCAAAGTGGCTGAGACGGTGCTCCAAGGTTGGGAGCTTCCAGCTTTGGTTTGTCCCGTTTACAGTTTCTTTCTGTTTTCGTCAGTCTACGGGAGCAGTTTGATCCTCACTGCAGTCGTTGTGGGCCGCTACCTGAGCATTGCATTTCCCATCACTTACAAGATCTACCGCAGGGCACGGACTTCTTGCCTGGTCAGCGCCGTCTTGTGGGCTCTAGTGTTTTTGCACTTGGGTTTTGCTGTTCTTGCTGAAGGAGGAGGACATTTTGTGTCTTTATCAGAGCAGAATGTGTCTGCTTGCTATGAAAACTTCACCAAGGAGCAGTTGGATGTGTTGGTGCCATTGCGCCTGGAGATGGCGCTGCTGCTTTTCCTGCTGCCGCTTGTTTTGTCAGCATTTTGCACGCTGCGTTGCCTTGTCCTTGTTAGACACTCGTCTTTGCCCTCTTGTGGGAAAAAAAGAGTGTTAGCCATTGCCCTCTCCACTTTAATAGTGTTTGTGGTTTGCTATGGACCCTACAATGTCTCCCACATAGTGGGTTTTGTGTTGTACACTAATGTTGAGTGGAGAAGTGAAGCCATGCTTACCAGCTCCTGCAATATCTTTCTTGAACCTGTGGTCATGCTGATGCTTTCTCCGTGGACGCCAAGGGATCTGCTGGACAGATTGTGTCACAGGCGAAGAGACGCTTCACGCAAGTGGTGGGATCAGAATTACAGGGTTTCCAGGAACCCGCAAACAACAACCACACAGGTGGCGTCAATAATAAGCCATAGAGAATCTGAAAAAGCGAGAGCAAACACAACAGACTAG